From the Scophthalmus maximus strain ysfricsl-2021 chromosome 11, ASM2237912v1, whole genome shotgun sequence genome, one window contains:
- the tagln gene encoding transgelin, translated as MAAKGVGMANKGPAFGMSRQVQDKIDSKYDAELEQILVEWICRQCGSGVGRPEAGKLGFQAWLKDGCILSELINSLFVGDKPVKKIQSSGMAFKQMEQISQFLNGAEKYGVTKTDMFQTVDLWEGKDLAAVQRTLSALGSLAITKDEGTYNGDPNWFFKKAMENKRDFSDEQMKAGKSVIGLQMGSNKGASQEGMSYGRARQIL; from the exons GGAGTCGGCATGGCTAACAAAGGTCCAGCGTTTGGCATGAGCCGGCAGGTGCAGGATAAAATCGACAGCAAGTACGACGCTGAGCTGGAGCAGATCCTGGTGGAGTGGATCTGTCGTCAGTGTGGCTCCGGCGTGGGAAGGCCGGAGGCGGGCAAACTGGGCTTCCAGGCCTGGCTGAAAGACGGATGT ATCCTGAGCGAGCTGATCAACAGTCTGTTTGTCGGAGACAAGCCTGTGAAGAAGATCCAGAGCTCCGGCATGGCCTTCAAACAGATGGAGCAGATCTCCCAGTTCCTCAATGGTGCAGAGAAGTACGGTGTCACCAAGACCGACATGTTCCAGACTGTGGACCTCTGGGAAG GTAAGGACCTGGCGGCGGTGCAAAGGACCCTGTCAGCTCTGGGCAGCTTGGCGATTACCAAGGATGAAGGAACATACAATGGAGACCCCAACTGGTTCTTCAA GAAAGCTATGGAGAACAAGCGAGACTTCAGTGACGAGCAGATGAAGGCGGGCAAAAGTGTGATCGGCCTCCAGATGGGCTCGAATAAGGGAGCCAGTCAAGAGGGCATGAGCTACGGAAGAGCCCGGCAGATCCTGTAA
- the pcsk7 gene encoding proprotein convertase subtilisin/kexin type 7 isoform X1, with protein sequence MPPACSTVWRKVAVQMRRACLVSPPVAMATSYLPKFLLLLLMSSFTLLLVTLLPSVVPSIPFLSSSSSSSSSPPPLSWPPRSCGPGQSWAVQLYAGSHPAEEKEDDGEQSSLLLDLIADRVADEAGLQNQGQIGQLQGHYLLCSRKPSAGSVGGNWRKSVQPGDVLAAHPHVLWHSKERVLSRSKRSVAFNDPQYPKQWHLHNNLNKGMDINLTGVWERDITGRGVTVVVVDDGVEHTHQDIQPNYSPEGSYDLNSNDPDPMPHPDIHSDNHHGTRCAGEIAAVPNNSYCAVGVAYGSKVAGIRVLDGPLTDSLEAIAFNKHYQVNDIYSCSWGPDDDGRTVDGPHPLGKAALQHGVIAGRRGFGSIFVVASGNGGQYNDNCNYDGYANSIYTITIGAVDENGRMPFYAEECAAMLAVTFSSGVNKLRSIVTSDWSMQQGTGCTEGHTGTSAAAPLAAGMVALMLQVRPCLTWRDVQHIITFTATKCDNSADWRVNGAGFHHSQQHGFGLLNAWRLVNAANVWESVPFLVSFQSSVTKEEAVIPKYPEELIRTWKVSAADLRQSGMETLEHVAITVTITHPCRGNVEIVLVCPSGMTSDIGARRAIDRDPAGYQDWTFSTVRCWGERAEGQYTLKISDHPEPSSLQYAGVGLLKLCKLTLYGSSMSFSEVKDRQKLVEEAMSGEFLDGSFSLPCPPGLDIPPEIVSPFTSNNLRFLLLLGCFALFWSLYYTLEVSLAHLDLRGLLCLRKRRGGHRARRGRQGRGVEDAGEEEEEVDSGGELHAVLDSKANAPLSNGERLLT encoded by the exons ATGCCGCCTGCCTGCTCAACTGTTTGGAGGAAG GTTGCTGTTCAGATGAGGAGGGCCTGCCTGGTGTCACCCCCCGTTGCTATGGCAACATCCTATCTCCCCAaatttctcctcctgcttcttatGTCATCCTTCACCCTGTTGCTGGTAACCCTATTGCCCTCTGTCGTCCCGTCGattcccttcctttcctcctcctcctcctcctcctcctctcctccccccttgTCTTGGCCGCCTCGTTCATGTGGTCCAGGTCAGTCCTGGGCCGTCCAGCTCTACGCTGGCTCGCAccctgcagaagaaaaagaagacgatGGTGAACAGAGCTCTTTGCTATTGGATTTAATAGCTGACAGG GTAGCAGATGAGGCGGGGCTGCAGAACCAGGGCCAGATTGGACAGCTGCAGGGCCACTACTTGCTGTGTTCCAGAAAGCCCAGTGCGGGATCTGTGGGGGGTAACTGGAGGAAAAGTGTCCAGCCCGGGGACGTCCTGGCAGCCCACCCCCACGTCCTGTGGCACTCCAAGGAGAGAGTGCTCAGCCGCTCCAAGAGATCGGTGGCCTTCAACGATCCCCAATATCCTAAACAGTGGCACCTG CACAACAACCTCAATAAGGGAATGGATATCAACTTGACGGGGGTGTGGGAGCGCGACATAACGGGCCGAGGAGTCACGGTCGTCGTGGTAGATGACGGCGTCGAGCACACGCACCAGGACATTCAGCCCAACTAT AGCCCAGAGGGCAGTTATGACCTGAACTCCAACGACCCAGACCCGATGCCTCACCCCGACATCCACAGCGACAACCACCACGGGACTCGGTGTGCCGGAGAGATCGCAGCCGTGCCCAACAACAGCTACTGTGCCGTGGGGGTTGCCTACGGCAGCAAGGTGGCAG GTATCAGAGTCCTGGATGGCCCGCTGACTGATAGCCTGGAGGCCATAGCCTTCAACAAGCACTACCAGGTCAATGACATCTACAGCTGCAG TTGGGGTCCAGATGATGACGGACGAACAGTGGACGGACCTCATCCCCTGGGCAAG gCAGCACTGCAGCACGGCGTGATTGCGGGTAGAAGAGGCTTCGGCAGCATCTTCGTGGTTGCCAGTGGCAATGGAGGTCAATACAACGACAACTGCAACTACGACGGCTATGCTAACTCCATCTACACCATCACAATCG GAGCAGTCGATGAGAACGGCAGGATGCCCTTCTATGCTGAGGAGTGTGCGGCAATGCTGGCTGTTACTTTTAGCAGCGGGGTTAACAAGCTGAGGAGCATT GTGACGTCCGACTGGTCCATGCAACAGGGGACGGGCTGCACCGAAGGCCACACCGGCACGTCTGCCGCCGCCCCGCTTGCGGCGGGGATGGTGGCCCTCATGCTGCAGGTCCGACCCTGCCTCACTTGGAGGGACGTCCAGCACATCATCACTTTCACCGCCACCAAG TGTGACAACAGTGCAGACTGGAGGGTGAACGGCGCTGGTTTCCATCACAGCCAACAGCACGGCTTCGGTCTGCTCAACGCGTGGAGACTCGTCAATGCTGCCAAT gtgTGGGAGTCGGTGCCATTCCTCGTGTCCTTTCAGAGCTCTGTAACCAAAGAGGAAGCGGTCATCCCCAAGTATCCAGAGGAGCTGATTCGTACCTGGAAAG tCTCTGCTGCCGACCTGAGACAGTCCGGAATGGAGACGCTGGAACACGTGGCCATCACCGTGACGATAACCCACCCTTGCCGCGGCAACGTGGAGATTGTGTTGGTCTGCCCCAGCGGTATGACGTCAGACATCGGGGCACGCCGTGCAATTGACAG AGACCCTGCAGGTTACCAGGACTGGACTTTCTCCACTGTGCGCTGTTGGGGGGAGAGAGCAGAAGGCCAGTACACCCTCAAGATATCTGACCACC cagagccGTCGTCTCTGCAGTACGCCGGCGTGGGCCTGTTGAAGCTTTGCAAGTTGACCCTGTACGGCTCCTCTATGAGCTTCAGTGAGGTCAAGGACAGACAGAA gctggtggaggaggccATGAGTGGCGAGTTTCTAGACGGCAGCTTCTCTCTGCCCTGCCCTCCAGGCCTGGACATCCCTCCAGAGATCGTCAGCCCCTTCACCTCCAACAACCTCAGG TTCCTCCTGTTGCTGGGCTGCTTTGCGCTCTTTTGGTCCCTCTACTACACGCTGGAGGTCTCGCTGGCCCACCTGGATCTCAGGGGCCTTCTTTGCCTGCGCAAGAGGCGGGGAGGTCACCGGGCCAGGAGGGGGCGCCAGGGAAGAGGAGTAGAGGatgcaggggaggaggaagaggaagtggactCTGGGGGGGAGTTGCATGCAGTGCTGGACTCCAAGGCCAATGCACCGCTTTCCAACGGAGAGCGTCTGTTGACGTAG
- the pcsk7 gene encoding proprotein convertase subtilisin/kexin type 7 isoform X2, with amino-acid sequence MPPACSTVWRKVAVQMRRACLVSPPVAMATSYLPKFLLLLLMSSFTLLLVTLLPSVVPSIPFLSSSSSSSSSPPPLSWPPRSCGPGQSWAVQLYAGSHPAEEKEDDGEQSSLLLDLIADRVADEAGLQNQGQIGQLQGHYLLCSRKPSAGSVGGNWRKSVQPGDVLAAHPHVLWHSKERVLSRSKRSVAFNDPQYPKQWHLHNNLNKGMDINLTGVWERDITGRGVTVVVVDDGVEHTHQDIQPNYSPEGSYDLNSNDPDPMPHPDIHSDNHHGTRCAGEIAAVPNNSYCAVGVAYGSKVAGIRVLDGPLTDSLEAIAFNKHYQVNDIYSCSWGPDDDGRTVDGPHPLGKAALQHGVIAGRRGFGSIFVVASGNGGQYNDNCNYDGYANSIYTITIGAVDENGRMPFYAEECAAMLAVTFSSGVNKLRSIVTSDWSMQQGTGCTEGHTGTSAAAPLAAGMVALMLQVRPCLTWRDVQHIITFTATKCDNSADWRVNGAGFHHSQQHGFGLLNAWRLVNAANVWESVPFLVSFQSSVTKEEAVIPKYPEELIRTWKVSAADLRQSGMETLEHVAITVTITHPCRGNVEIVLVCPSGMTSDIGARRAIDRDPAGYQDWTFSTVRCWGERAEGQYTLKISDHQPSSLQYAGVGLLKLCKLTLYGSSMSFSEVKDRQKLVEEAMSGEFLDGSFSLPCPPGLDIPPEIVSPFTSNNLRFLLLLGCFALFWSLYYTLEVSLAHLDLRGLLCLRKRRGGHRARRGRQGRGVEDAGEEEEEVDSGGELHAVLDSKANAPLSNGERLLT; translated from the exons ATGCCGCCTGCCTGCTCAACTGTTTGGAGGAAG GTTGCTGTTCAGATGAGGAGGGCCTGCCTGGTGTCACCCCCCGTTGCTATGGCAACATCCTATCTCCCCAaatttctcctcctgcttcttatGTCATCCTTCACCCTGTTGCTGGTAACCCTATTGCCCTCTGTCGTCCCGTCGattcccttcctttcctcctcctcctcctcctcctcctctcctccccccttgTCTTGGCCGCCTCGTTCATGTGGTCCAGGTCAGTCCTGGGCCGTCCAGCTCTACGCTGGCTCGCAccctgcagaagaaaaagaagacgatGGTGAACAGAGCTCTTTGCTATTGGATTTAATAGCTGACAGG GTAGCAGATGAGGCGGGGCTGCAGAACCAGGGCCAGATTGGACAGCTGCAGGGCCACTACTTGCTGTGTTCCAGAAAGCCCAGTGCGGGATCTGTGGGGGGTAACTGGAGGAAAAGTGTCCAGCCCGGGGACGTCCTGGCAGCCCACCCCCACGTCCTGTGGCACTCCAAGGAGAGAGTGCTCAGCCGCTCCAAGAGATCGGTGGCCTTCAACGATCCCCAATATCCTAAACAGTGGCACCTG CACAACAACCTCAATAAGGGAATGGATATCAACTTGACGGGGGTGTGGGAGCGCGACATAACGGGCCGAGGAGTCACGGTCGTCGTGGTAGATGACGGCGTCGAGCACACGCACCAGGACATTCAGCCCAACTAT AGCCCAGAGGGCAGTTATGACCTGAACTCCAACGACCCAGACCCGATGCCTCACCCCGACATCCACAGCGACAACCACCACGGGACTCGGTGTGCCGGAGAGATCGCAGCCGTGCCCAACAACAGCTACTGTGCCGTGGGGGTTGCCTACGGCAGCAAGGTGGCAG GTATCAGAGTCCTGGATGGCCCGCTGACTGATAGCCTGGAGGCCATAGCCTTCAACAAGCACTACCAGGTCAATGACATCTACAGCTGCAG TTGGGGTCCAGATGATGACGGACGAACAGTGGACGGACCTCATCCCCTGGGCAAG gCAGCACTGCAGCACGGCGTGATTGCGGGTAGAAGAGGCTTCGGCAGCATCTTCGTGGTTGCCAGTGGCAATGGAGGTCAATACAACGACAACTGCAACTACGACGGCTATGCTAACTCCATCTACACCATCACAATCG GAGCAGTCGATGAGAACGGCAGGATGCCCTTCTATGCTGAGGAGTGTGCGGCAATGCTGGCTGTTACTTTTAGCAGCGGGGTTAACAAGCTGAGGAGCATT GTGACGTCCGACTGGTCCATGCAACAGGGGACGGGCTGCACCGAAGGCCACACCGGCACGTCTGCCGCCGCCCCGCTTGCGGCGGGGATGGTGGCCCTCATGCTGCAGGTCCGACCCTGCCTCACTTGGAGGGACGTCCAGCACATCATCACTTTCACCGCCACCAAG TGTGACAACAGTGCAGACTGGAGGGTGAACGGCGCTGGTTTCCATCACAGCCAACAGCACGGCTTCGGTCTGCTCAACGCGTGGAGACTCGTCAATGCTGCCAAT gtgTGGGAGTCGGTGCCATTCCTCGTGTCCTTTCAGAGCTCTGTAACCAAAGAGGAAGCGGTCATCCCCAAGTATCCAGAGGAGCTGATTCGTACCTGGAAAG tCTCTGCTGCCGACCTGAGACAGTCCGGAATGGAGACGCTGGAACACGTGGCCATCACCGTGACGATAACCCACCCTTGCCGCGGCAACGTGGAGATTGTGTTGGTCTGCCCCAGCGGTATGACGTCAGACATCGGGGCACGCCGTGCAATTGACAG AGACCCTGCAGGTTACCAGGACTGGACTTTCTCCACTGTGCGCTGTTGGGGGGAGAGAGCAGAAGGCCAGTACACCCTCAAGATATCTGACCACC agccGTCGTCTCTGCAGTACGCCGGCGTGGGCCTGTTGAAGCTTTGCAAGTTGACCCTGTACGGCTCCTCTATGAGCTTCAGTGAGGTCAAGGACAGACAGAA gctggtggaggaggccATGAGTGGCGAGTTTCTAGACGGCAGCTTCTCTCTGCCCTGCCCTCCAGGCCTGGACATCCCTCCAGAGATCGTCAGCCCCTTCACCTCCAACAACCTCAGG TTCCTCCTGTTGCTGGGCTGCTTTGCGCTCTTTTGGTCCCTCTACTACACGCTGGAGGTCTCGCTGGCCCACCTGGATCTCAGGGGCCTTCTTTGCCTGCGCAAGAGGCGGGGAGGTCACCGGGCCAGGAGGGGGCGCCAGGGAAGAGGAGTAGAGGatgcaggggaggaggaagaggaagtggactCTGGGGGGGAGTTGCATGCAGTGCTGGACTCCAAGGCCAATGCACCGCTTTCCAACGGAGAGCGTCTGTTGACGTAG
- the pcsk7 gene encoding proprotein convertase subtilisin/kexin type 7 isoform X3 codes for MRRACLVSPPVAMATSYLPKFLLLLLMSSFTLLLVTLLPSVVPSIPFLSSSSSSSSSPPPLSWPPRSCGPGQSWAVQLYAGSHPAEEKEDDGEQSSLLLDLIADRVADEAGLQNQGQIGQLQGHYLLCSRKPSAGSVGGNWRKSVQPGDVLAAHPHVLWHSKERVLSRSKRSVAFNDPQYPKQWHLHNNLNKGMDINLTGVWERDITGRGVTVVVVDDGVEHTHQDIQPNYSPEGSYDLNSNDPDPMPHPDIHSDNHHGTRCAGEIAAVPNNSYCAVGVAYGSKVAGIRVLDGPLTDSLEAIAFNKHYQVNDIYSCSWGPDDDGRTVDGPHPLGKAALQHGVIAGRRGFGSIFVVASGNGGQYNDNCNYDGYANSIYTITIGAVDENGRMPFYAEECAAMLAVTFSSGVNKLRSIVTSDWSMQQGTGCTEGHTGTSAAAPLAAGMVALMLQVRPCLTWRDVQHIITFTATKCDNSADWRVNGAGFHHSQQHGFGLLNAWRLVNAANVWESVPFLVSFQSSVTKEEAVIPKYPEELIRTWKVSAADLRQSGMETLEHVAITVTITHPCRGNVEIVLVCPSGMTSDIGARRAIDRDPAGYQDWTFSTVRCWGERAEGQYTLKISDHPEPSSLQYAGVGLLKLCKLTLYGSSMSFSEVKDRQKLVEEAMSGEFLDGSFSLPCPPGLDIPPEIVSPFTSNNLRFLLLLGCFALFWSLYYTLEVSLAHLDLRGLLCLRKRRGGHRARRGRQGRGVEDAGEEEEEVDSGGELHAVLDSKANAPLSNGERLLT; via the exons ATGAGGAGGGCCTGCCTGGTGTCACCCCCCGTTGCTATGGCAACATCCTATCTCCCCAaatttctcctcctgcttcttatGTCATCCTTCACCCTGTTGCTGGTAACCCTATTGCCCTCTGTCGTCCCGTCGattcccttcctttcctcctcctcctcctcctcctcctctcctccccccttgTCTTGGCCGCCTCGTTCATGTGGTCCAGGTCAGTCCTGGGCCGTCCAGCTCTACGCTGGCTCGCAccctgcagaagaaaaagaagacgatGGTGAACAGAGCTCTTTGCTATTGGATTTAATAGCTGACAGG GTAGCAGATGAGGCGGGGCTGCAGAACCAGGGCCAGATTGGACAGCTGCAGGGCCACTACTTGCTGTGTTCCAGAAAGCCCAGTGCGGGATCTGTGGGGGGTAACTGGAGGAAAAGTGTCCAGCCCGGGGACGTCCTGGCAGCCCACCCCCACGTCCTGTGGCACTCCAAGGAGAGAGTGCTCAGCCGCTCCAAGAGATCGGTGGCCTTCAACGATCCCCAATATCCTAAACAGTGGCACCTG CACAACAACCTCAATAAGGGAATGGATATCAACTTGACGGGGGTGTGGGAGCGCGACATAACGGGCCGAGGAGTCACGGTCGTCGTGGTAGATGACGGCGTCGAGCACACGCACCAGGACATTCAGCCCAACTAT AGCCCAGAGGGCAGTTATGACCTGAACTCCAACGACCCAGACCCGATGCCTCACCCCGACATCCACAGCGACAACCACCACGGGACTCGGTGTGCCGGAGAGATCGCAGCCGTGCCCAACAACAGCTACTGTGCCGTGGGGGTTGCCTACGGCAGCAAGGTGGCAG GTATCAGAGTCCTGGATGGCCCGCTGACTGATAGCCTGGAGGCCATAGCCTTCAACAAGCACTACCAGGTCAATGACATCTACAGCTGCAG TTGGGGTCCAGATGATGACGGACGAACAGTGGACGGACCTCATCCCCTGGGCAAG gCAGCACTGCAGCACGGCGTGATTGCGGGTAGAAGAGGCTTCGGCAGCATCTTCGTGGTTGCCAGTGGCAATGGAGGTCAATACAACGACAACTGCAACTACGACGGCTATGCTAACTCCATCTACACCATCACAATCG GAGCAGTCGATGAGAACGGCAGGATGCCCTTCTATGCTGAGGAGTGTGCGGCAATGCTGGCTGTTACTTTTAGCAGCGGGGTTAACAAGCTGAGGAGCATT GTGACGTCCGACTGGTCCATGCAACAGGGGACGGGCTGCACCGAAGGCCACACCGGCACGTCTGCCGCCGCCCCGCTTGCGGCGGGGATGGTGGCCCTCATGCTGCAGGTCCGACCCTGCCTCACTTGGAGGGACGTCCAGCACATCATCACTTTCACCGCCACCAAG TGTGACAACAGTGCAGACTGGAGGGTGAACGGCGCTGGTTTCCATCACAGCCAACAGCACGGCTTCGGTCTGCTCAACGCGTGGAGACTCGTCAATGCTGCCAAT gtgTGGGAGTCGGTGCCATTCCTCGTGTCCTTTCAGAGCTCTGTAACCAAAGAGGAAGCGGTCATCCCCAAGTATCCAGAGGAGCTGATTCGTACCTGGAAAG tCTCTGCTGCCGACCTGAGACAGTCCGGAATGGAGACGCTGGAACACGTGGCCATCACCGTGACGATAACCCACCCTTGCCGCGGCAACGTGGAGATTGTGTTGGTCTGCCCCAGCGGTATGACGTCAGACATCGGGGCACGCCGTGCAATTGACAG AGACCCTGCAGGTTACCAGGACTGGACTTTCTCCACTGTGCGCTGTTGGGGGGAGAGAGCAGAAGGCCAGTACACCCTCAAGATATCTGACCACC cagagccGTCGTCTCTGCAGTACGCCGGCGTGGGCCTGTTGAAGCTTTGCAAGTTGACCCTGTACGGCTCCTCTATGAGCTTCAGTGAGGTCAAGGACAGACAGAA gctggtggaggaggccATGAGTGGCGAGTTTCTAGACGGCAGCTTCTCTCTGCCCTGCCCTCCAGGCCTGGACATCCCTCCAGAGATCGTCAGCCCCTTCACCTCCAACAACCTCAGG TTCCTCCTGTTGCTGGGCTGCTTTGCGCTCTTTTGGTCCCTCTACTACACGCTGGAGGTCTCGCTGGCCCACCTGGATCTCAGGGGCCTTCTTTGCCTGCGCAAGAGGCGGGGAGGTCACCGGGCCAGGAGGGGGCGCCAGGGAAGAGGAGTAGAGGatgcaggggaggaggaagaggaagtggactCTGGGGGGGAGTTGCATGCAGTGCTGGACTCCAAGGCCAATGCACCGCTTTCCAACGGAGAGCGTCTGTTGACGTAG